The following coding sequences lie in one Drosophila bipectinata strain 14024-0381.07 chromosome XR, DbipHiC1v2, whole genome shotgun sequence genomic window:
- the LOC138925670 gene encoding uncharacterized protein produces MFSAANGKIKLPSEDAVLVTSPLRCLFNGPFRDLPFNVGDHRLIPVHDVVFLDDFERNVKPLIYRPVTSEVAVIPAYTPGQSGGDQEEQQLSSNFCSSSSDT; encoded by the exons ATGTTCTCAGCGGCCAATGGGAAGATAAAG TTGCCCTCCGAGGACGCCGTCCTGGTAACATCTCCCCTCCGCTGCCTCTTTAACGGCCCCTTCAGGGACCTGCCCTTCAATGTGGGCGACCACCGACTGATTCCCGTCCATGACGTCGTTTTCCTGGACGACTTCGAGCGCAATGTAAAGCCGCTGATTTACCGGCCCGTGACGTCAGAGGTGGCCGTCATCCCCGCCTACACCCCCGGCCAGTCAGGAGGGGAtcaggaggagcagcagctgagCAGCAACTTCTGTTCATCCAGCAG